A single region of the Planctomycetota bacterium genome encodes:
- a CDS encoding DUF2793 domain-containing protein produces the protein MVRHNKLVWFMLLMLVASFGIGGFGQGGGCLGTQSQVRMIGGSSGQFLLIDPTTGSTTGLQPTFRWTAFPVDLTSYTLQIFTQSAYPSGTPVFQNTNIRRDATAFQIGASTLQPNTTYYWRVIAVDRDTGTSTVASNAPFTFNTGITPGQFNLLSPIPPSETIYSTTPTLIWSESAQAGGYTVEIDTENSFNPPVVYSTILPVTTTYSMASALPGTLSNGVTYYWRVSAFNTGGTTYASNAPAAFYVVGAPGSFLLSAPAISSTQQTITPTLSWTGATQATTYRVDISLNTSYTPTILSYSGITDTSFSVPPGVLQNGSTYYWKATAVNNVGETTATNTNPPYSFTIDVTPQSFNQSSPISASVISTLTPDFSWSISNLATEYTLEVSPVMTFTTTMVFPAITSAAYTLPAGRLSDNQTYWWRVMANNTTGVTRTASNAPLSFRTDVKPRAFTLSTVISGTTIDTLAPTFTWTISDLANEYTLQIATDIDFNSPATILGITTTSYTISGGLVNQQWYWWRVIAISNDTPITTTAANAPYRFFVDVGPRSFTLATPVTGTVFTVVTPTFTWSVSERATTYALQITSTSTSSLVYENVNIATTSFTLPSGVLSSGQNYLWSVSAANEFTTDATRRVAYNAPLIFSVNVTPAAFSLSMPISGSVMGSLTPTLQWGPSNLATTYYLQIDDDMTFVEPYRYENRGITTTSFTVPSNALEMGITYWWRVTAVNDYGQRLASNQPYAFTPTTAPLSFYLVSPSSDSIIQDSLAPTFTWTSSVYVVTYTLQISNSLSFASLVTTTPLVTSATSFQIPNGILETARTYYWRVIASNDQGQGQTIASNGPFNFTTQVLPTAFNLSQPLNGQTIYTLTPVFMWSVSTILDGYTLQVSTAATFTPTTIVYENATISSSTTAVTIPGGTLIGTTLYYWRVIARNASGNTTATNTPFQFTAGAPPGAFQLGTPVSGTVEVNLTPTLTWTYAANATGYIVEIYLDSITGTVVRNEPVGVTNTYNVQPSVLNTRRTYYWRVIAVNDYGTTTANNIEPYETIFYSVFDTFVPSTPPDPFNIASPVNGSTILSYTPMLTWNDSVGETGYTIEVATNTAFTSGLLVYTATGIARNSTSFTLTIDALPDIGTYYWRVKASNAFGDTTATNAPFAMVVDSTTSPWKPNSNASFSMFEGRVGHTAVWTGTEMLLWGGHVISGADVTYFGDGVRYNPTMDEWDYINDIGSPSTRTGHAAIWTGSEMIIWGGRNSDMDFLNDGARYSPANDTWTPLLDPDNAPISRSNHIAVWSPGLGVSGQMIVWGGYTWRSDYFPAQYERLNSGGRYDIWSDTWTSLPLQSSNQYYTLQNVWNNYQYVLTAVPFSRTIDAPIARTGEVIALPLQIIGGHTGVWDEQNRRLLIWGGINTAGDTLDTGGIWYASDNAWYEFTYPASSTPAARNGHTAVWTGSQMCIFGGNTGSIFYPINTGTILTSSDGRYTPASPRDYVVQLEPPTYRSIYNDAWTTLPAVNCPTSRTGHTALWTGTQMLTWGGYNGSYLNTGGLYRPTGNYWLVMTTTAETPVGREGHTAVWTGTEMIVWGGEGVDGYLDDGGRYNPATDSWIEVPAPMIGPPVSREFHTMVFTNFNWQKPVLDKDLATPPPAPVLNDRYLISSTGAAGAWAGYGNYLTVCIDDSPPTWDFTTPVAGMYVMVKDENSVYRYDGTSWIITTASPQVIIWGGWNGAKAFRNGSRYNPVTDNWSLLKNSGAPTARYGQTAVWTGPITTTITPTMIVWGGFNGTSYTNTGGRYDPAVGRGGLWSSLTPTALAPRAWHSAIWAYDGPNDSNEMIVWGGYNGSNYYNDGAIYELESEDWYPITSTNRPDVRMNHVAVWANTITPMQMVVWGGQSVSNNRLNTGGRYIPISDTWQSTSTPPLGFVGREGHTAAWTGAGSEEGWTTYNTVTTNDIGMYSSIVLSPSGRAHVAYYDYTSSDLKYTTNESGAWDSVGVNVDPAGNRVGEYTSIAIDSTGRLHVSYYDRTNGNLKYAISSTAFATWQTDTLDSGGDVGLFTDIAIGTGNLVHISYYDATNSALKYISGVTGSWNAPVTVDNTATVGKYTSIAADNLNKAYISYYDETSGDLKYAIMSTTGTYLAPVIVESAGDVGLYSSIGIDSINNIYISYYDITNGRLKFASNVTGAFVIENQPDSTPADHGQYCSLAVDSKITPTPTTVHISYYDTTNGRLKYISKSSVYTTTWDAPVIIDESGDVGQYSNIAVDQSKKSYISYYDNGNGDLKYATNSWTWRNKVLIWGGYDGVNYLNNGAIYDPVTDSWRDITTLNAPASRAYHNAVWSEWTDWQGRSRAELVVWGGWNGSNYLNDGAHYDPALDRWTTINSLGAPTARTYHKGLWMDFIRPDNDRTIREMMIWGGAVNGGFTQSGSRYKP, from the coding sequence ATGGTAAGGCATAATAAATTAGTATGGTTTATGTTATTGATGTTGGTAGCCTCGTTTGGCATAGGCGGATTCGGCCAGGGGGGCGGATGCCTGGGTACGCAAAGCCAGGTAAGAATGATAGGAGGCAGCAGCGGGCAATTTCTTCTGATAGATCCGACTACCGGTAGCACGACAGGGTTACAACCGACATTTCGATGGACCGCATTCCCGGTTGACTTGACTTCATATACCTTACAGATTTTCACGCAGAGCGCATATCCTTCCGGCACACCGGTTTTTCAGAACACCAATATTCGCCGCGATGCAACTGCGTTCCAGATAGGCGCCAGCACATTACAGCCAAACACCACCTATTACTGGCGGGTAATTGCGGTGGATAGAGACACCGGAACGTCAACTGTGGCTTCCAATGCGCCATTTACTTTTAATACCGGTATTACACCAGGACAATTTAATTTGCTGTCTCCGATTCCTCCGAGTGAAACAATATACAGCACTACGCCGACGCTAATCTGGTCTGAGTCAGCCCAGGCAGGCGGGTACACTGTCGAGATAGATACGGAAAACTCTTTTAATCCTCCCGTGGTATATTCAACTATATTACCCGTAACAACCACCTATTCGATGGCATCCGCATTGCCCGGCACATTATCCAATGGGGTAACCTATTATTGGCGGGTCAGCGCTTTTAATACGGGTGGAACTACATATGCTTCAAACGCCCCGGCCGCATTCTATGTAGTTGGCGCTCCGGGTTCTTTCCTTCTTTCCGCCCCGGCGATAAGTAGCACCCAGCAAACTATAACGCCGACTCTTTCATGGACCGGAGCTACCCAGGCGACTACGTATCGAGTGGATATATCATTGAATACTTCTTATACGCCAACTATTTTGAGTTATAGCGGCATAACAGACACGTCTTTTAGCGTTCCCCCAGGCGTTCTACAAAACGGTTCTACCTATTATTGGAAAGCGACAGCTGTTAATAACGTAGGCGAGACAACAGCGACCAATACTAATCCGCCTTATTCATTTACGATTGATGTCACTCCGCAGTCGTTCAATCAGTCGTCACCGATAAGCGCCAGCGTGATTTCCACCCTGACACCGGATTTTTCCTGGTCCATATCCAACTTGGCTACTGAATATACCCTGGAGGTATCGCCGGTGATGACCTTTACCACGACAATGGTTTTTCCGGCCATTACTTCCGCGGCATACACTCTGCCGGCTGGCCGGCTTTCTGATAATCAAACCTATTGGTGGCGGGTAATGGCTAATAATACCACCGGAGTAACCAGGACGGCTTCCAATGCGCCGTTGTCTTTCAGAACCGATGTAAAGCCCCGCGCCTTTACTTTGTCCACGGTTATTTCAGGGACAACGATTGATACCCTGGCCCCGACATTTACCTGGACGATATCAGACCTGGCAAACGAATATACCCTGCAGATAGCAACGGATATAGATTTTAATAGTCCGGCAACTATTCTTGGGATTACCACCACGTCGTATACAATAAGCGGCGGATTAGTTAACCAGCAATGGTATTGGTGGCGGGTGATAGCGATATCTAATGACACACCAATAACCACTACGGCAGCCAACGCCCCTTATAGATTTTTCGTTGATGTCGGACCGCGTAGTTTTACTTTGGCTACGCCGGTAACCGGAACTGTTTTTACGGTTGTTACGCCTACTTTTACCTGGAGCGTTTCAGAGCGGGCCACTACCTACGCATTACAAATTACCTCTACCAGCACTTCCTCGCTGGTGTATGAAAACGTTAATATCGCGACGACTTCCTTTACCCTGCCCAGCGGTGTTCTGTCCAGCGGGCAGAATTATTTATGGAGCGTATCTGCCGCAAACGAATTTACCACTGATGCGACCAGACGCGTGGCATACAACGCCCCATTAATTTTCTCTGTTAATGTAACGCCGGCGGCTTTTAGTTTATCAATGCCGATTTCCGGGAGTGTAATGGGTTCGCTGACACCAACACTTCAGTGGGGTCCGTCTAATCTGGCCACCACATACTATCTGCAGATTGATGATGACATGACCTTTGTGGAGCCGTATCGCTATGAAAACCGGGGTATCACCACAACATCATTTACGGTTCCGTCAAATGCCCTGGAAATGGGGATTACTTATTGGTGGCGGGTAACCGCGGTGAATGACTATGGCCAGCGACTCGCTTCAAATCAGCCGTATGCCTTTACGCCAACTACGGCTCCGTTAAGTTTTTATCTTGTCTCGCCCAGCAGTGACAGCATCATTCAGGATTCTCTGGCGCCGACCTTCACCTGGACTAGTTCTGTTTATGTGGTTACCTATACGTTGCAGATAAGCAACTCCCTTTCTTTTGCCTCTCTTGTGACCACGACTCCTTTGGTTACTTCGGCCACGTCATTCCAGATACCAAACGGGATATTAGAAACAGCCCGGACATATTACTGGCGCGTGATTGCCTCCAACGACCAGGGGCAGGGACAGACCATTGCCAGTAACGGACCGTTTAACTTTACCACCCAGGTTCTTCCCACTGCTTTTAATTTATCACAACCATTAAATGGCCAGACTATTTATACGCTGACACCGGTGTTTATGTGGTCAGTATCTACGATATTAGACGGTTATACATTGCAGGTGTCTACCGCAGCCACGTTTACTCCGACAACGATAGTCTATGAGAATGCGACAATTTCATCCAGCACTACCGCGGTTACTATTCCCGGCGGGACATTGATTGGCACTACCTTATATTATTGGCGGGTGATAGCCCGGAATGCTTCAGGAAACACCACGGCAACAAATACGCCGTTCCAATTCACGGCTGGAGCGCCTCCGGGAGCATTCCAATTAGGCACGCCGGTTAGCGGGACCGTAGAGGTGAATTTAACACCGACATTAACCTGGACGTATGCAGCTAATGCGACTGGTTATATAGTGGAGATATACTTGGATTCAATTACCGGGACGGTTGTGCGTAATGAACCGGTTGGGGTAACGAATACTTATAATGTGCAACCGAGCGTTCTTAACACCAGGCGGACTTATTACTGGCGGGTAATCGCGGTTAATGATTACGGAACCACTACGGCCAATAATATCGAACCTTATGAGACGATTTTTTACAGCGTATTTGATACCTTTGTGCCCAGCACACCGCCAGACCCGTTTAATATTGCCTCGCCGGTAAACGGCTCGACGATTCTTTCGTATACCCCAATGCTTACATGGAATGATAGCGTGGGTGAAACCGGCTACACCATAGAGGTGGCGACAAATACGGCCTTTACATCCGGTTTACTAGTTTATACCGCAACTGGTATTGCCAGAAATAGCACGTCTTTCACATTGACCATAGACGCCCTGCCGGATATCGGCACGTATTATTGGCGGGTGAAAGCGTCAAATGCTTTCGGTGATACAACTGCCACCAATGCGCCGTTCGCTATGGTGGTTGATTCCACCACCTCGCCCTGGAAGCCAAACTCAAACGCGAGTTTCAGTATGTTTGAAGGAAGGGTGGGGCATACCGCGGTTTGGACCGGGACAGAGATGCTTCTCTGGGGCGGACATGTTATCTCGGGAGCCGATGTCACCTATTTTGGAGATGGGGTTCGTTATAACCCGACGATGGATGAGTGGGACTACATAAACGATATCGGTTCGCCTTCCACCAGGACCGGGCATGCCGCTATCTGGACCGGCAGCGAAATGATAATATGGGGCGGCAGAAATTCTGATATGGATTTCCTTAATGACGGGGCAAGATACAGCCCGGCTAATGATACCTGGACGCCGCTTCTTGACCCTGATAACGCGCCTATCTCAAGAAGTAACCATATTGCGGTTTGGTCTCCGGGATTAGGTGTATCGGGCCAGATGATTGTCTGGGGTGGTTATACCTGGCGGAGCGATTATTTCCCGGCTCAATATGAGCGTCTTAATTCTGGCGGACGATATGATATTTGGAGTGACACCTGGACTTCTCTTCCTCTGCAGAGTTCAAATCAGTATTATACCTTGCAGAATGTTTGGAATAACTATCAATATGTGTTAACAGCTGTTCCATTTAGCAGAACAATTGATGCGCCTATTGCGAGGACCGGCGAGGTTATTGCTTTGCCTTTGCAAATCATAGGTGGTCATACAGGCGTTTGGGATGAGCAAAACCGGAGATTACTTATCTGGGGCGGCATAAATACTGCTGGGGATACACTTGATACCGGCGGTATTTGGTACGCTTCTGATAATGCCTGGTATGAATTTACTTATCCAGCGTCTTCCACGCCTGCAGCCAGAAACGGACATACCGCAGTCTGGACCGGAAGCCAGATGTGTATTTTTGGCGGAAATACCGGCAGTATATTTTATCCGATTAATACCGGTACTATCCTTACCAGCTCTGACGGCAGATATACGCCGGCTTCTCCACGGGATTATGTCGTACAGTTGGAACCGCCGACGTACAGGTCTATTTATAATGATGCCTGGACGACCTTACCGGCAGTTAATTGTCCTACTTCCCGTACCGGGCATACGGCGCTTTGGACCGGTACCCAGATGCTTACCTGGGGAGGGTATAATGGCAGTTACTTAAATACTGGTGGTCTTTATAGGCCGACAGGCAATTATTGGCTGGTTATGACTACAACGGCTGAAACCCCGGTTGGCCGCGAAGGGCATACGGCGGTCTGGACCGGTACGGAAATGATTGTCTGGGGCGGCGAGGGTGTTGATGGCTATCTTGACGACGGCGGAAGATACAATCCGGCAACTGATTCCTGGATAGAGGTACCTGCGCCTATGATTGGACCGCCGGTCAGCCGCGAATTCCATACCATGGTCTTCACTAACTTTAATTGGCAGAAACCGGTTTTAGATAAAGATTTAGCAACCCCTCCCCCGGCACCTGTCCTAAATGACAGGTATTTGATATCTTCCACAGGGGCGGCTGGCGCTTGGGCAGGGTATGGGAATTATCTTACGGTTTGTATTGACGACAGTCCGCCCACCTGGGATTTTACGACGCCTGTTGCAGGCATGTATGTAATGGTAAAGGATGAAAATAGCGTTTATAGGTATGACGGAACTAGCTGGATTATTACCACAGCCAGCCCGCAGGTAATTATCTGGGGCGGCTGGAATGGCGCCAAGGCATTCCGTAATGGCTCCAGATATAATCCGGTTACGGATAATTGGTCATTACTCAAAAACTCCGGAGCTCCGACAGCACGATACGGGCAAACGGCTGTTTGGACCGGCCCTATTACCACTACGATTACACCGACAATGATTGTTTGGGGCGGTTTTAATGGGACATCGTATACAAATACCGGCGGCAGGTATGACCCGGCTGTCGGGCGGGGCGGCCTTTGGTCTTCTTTAACACCCACCGCATTAGCGCCTCGGGCATGGCATTCAGCCATCTGGGCTTATGACGGACCTAATGACAGTAACGAAATGATAGTCTGGGGCGGTTATAATGGGTCGAATTATTACAATGATGGCGCTATTTATGAACTTGAATCAGAGGACTGGTATCCGATAACCAGCACTAACCGTCCGGATGTAAGGATGAATCATGTTGCGGTCTGGGCTAATACCATTACGCCTATGCAGATGGTTGTCTGGGGCGGGCAATCCGTCAGTAATAACCGCCTTAACACCGGCGGCAGGTATATACCGATTTCCGATACCTGGCAAAGCACATCAACACCGCCTCTGGGGTTTGTCGGGCGGGAAGGCCATACCGCGGCCTGGACCGGAGCCGGTTCGGAAGAGGGCTGGACTACGTATAATACAGTTACTACTAATGATATCGGAATGTATTCTTCTATTGTGTTGTCTCCGTCAGGCCGGGCCCATGTGGCTTATTATGACTACACTTCGAGCGACTTGAAATATACCACAAATGAAAGCGGCGCCTGGGATTCGGTTGGCGTAAATGTAGACCCGGCTGGGAATAGAGTAGGCGAATACACCAGTATTGCCATTGATTCTACCGGTCGTCTCCATGTAAGTTATTATGACCGGACTAATGGCAACCTTAAATATGCCATTAGCAGCACTGCTTTTGCAACCTGGCAGACAGATACGCTTGATAGTGGTGGTGATGTCGGATTGTTCACCGATATTGCTATCGGGACCGGTAATTTAGTCCATATCAGTTACTACGATGCGACTAATAGCGCCCTTAAATATATTAGCGGCGTGACCGGCTCGTGGAATGCGCCGGTTACCGTTGACAACACCGCTACGGTCGGGAAATACACCTCTATTGCCGCTGATAACCTTAATAAGGCGTATATCAGTTATTACGATGAGACCTCTGGCGACCTTAAATATGCGATTATGAGTACGACCGGGACATATTTAGCGCCGGTTATCGTTGAGAGCGCCGGAGATGTCGGGTTGTATTCTTCTATAGGTATTGATTCTATTAATAATATCTATATCAGCTACTATGATATAACCAATGGCCGGCTTAAGTTTGCCTCTAATGTGACCGGCGCATTTGTTATAGAAAACCAGCCGGATTCCACTCCTGCAGACCACGGGCAATATTGCTCTCTGGCTGTAGATTCCAAGATTACTCCTACGCCTACCACCGTCCATATCAGTTACTATGATACTACTAATGGGCGACTCAAGTATATCAGTAAGTCATCTGTATATACGACTACCTGGGATGCCCCGGTAATTATTGATGAGTCCGGTGACGTGGGGCAATATAGTAATATAGCTGTTGACCAGTCTAAGAAGAGTTATATCAGTTACTATGACAATGGAAATGGCGACCTTAAATATGCCACGAATTCCTGGACCTGGCGTAACAAGGTGCTTATTTGGGGCGGATACGATGGGGTTAATTACCTGAATAACGGTGCAATATATGACCCGGTAACCGACTCGTGGAGAGATATTACTACGCTCAATGCGCCGGCCAGCCGGGCCTATCATAATGCGGTTTGGTCCGAATGGACCGATTGGCAGGGACGCAGTCGCGCTGAATTGGTTGTCTGGGGCGGCTGGAACGGCAGTAACTATCTTAACGACGGCGCTCATTATGACCCGGCACTTGACCGCTGGACCACCATTAACTCTTTAGGCGCCCCAACCGCCCGTACCTATCATAAGGGGTTATGGATGGATTTCATCAGACCTGATAACGATCGCACTATCAGGGAGATGATGATCTGGGGCGGTGCTGTTAACGGCGGATTTACTCAGAGCGGCAGCAGATATAAACCATAA
- a CDS encoding SPASM domain-containing protein yields MKLTKYLVKFERNNSLLLLNSATVSPILIEKGKNYILNLLKDVNRIKDKDILDFLAFHRIIVPDDDPEEYGIKAVHTSCPPERPHGRSGVTLYLLLSQGCNLGCIYCYNGEETYGTSKKLMMPDAVAFKGIDLVAQTVPKDQEFSVVFLGGEPLLNWSLAKKVVLHCEDKVRKARPDLKLRYHLTSNLSMLPPDLIKWGKKYQFTFLCDIDGDRKIHNLTRPYKDGRGSYDKITDNIRTLTKGGIKVGLRSTVTVHNMNAIKRISRLHKKIGGSSSAFVPVNAITSDEDILPKKLLPNPNIVAKGLRDLVRSNLWEKENLFPFNEYLERIRRRERNMWCCGAPLGNTPVLDVNGDIYACLYLVGIKKYRLGNIFSREKYPRQSVVNMMMDVINIDNAPECRACKLRYLCGGGCPVGRLIVKGNAKADKDIVKYTKDVACKANQAMIEEALWYYAKKIKEKPARLKAAPNKRTPAPVS; encoded by the coding sequence ATGAAACTTACAAAGTACCTGGTTAAGTTCGAGAGAAACAATTCGCTCCTGTTATTAAACAGCGCCACGGTCAGCCCCATCCTCATCGAAAAAGGCAAGAACTACATCCTCAATCTCCTCAAGGACGTCAACCGGATAAAAGACAAGGACATCCTGGACTTCCTGGCTTTCCACAGAATTATCGTGCCGGATGACGACCCGGAGGAGTACGGCATCAAGGCCGTCCATACCAGCTGTCCGCCCGAACGGCCGCATGGTCGGTCCGGCGTCACCCTCTACCTGCTCCTGTCCCAGGGCTGCAACCTGGGCTGCATCTATTGCTACAACGGCGAAGAAACCTACGGCACCTCCAAAAAACTTATGATGCCGGATGCGGTGGCCTTCAAGGGCATTGACCTGGTGGCCCAAACCGTGCCTAAGGACCAGGAATTCAGCGTGGTCTTCCTGGGCGGCGAACCGCTCCTCAACTGGTCACTAGCCAAAAAGGTCGTCCTGCACTGCGAGGACAAGGTCAGAAAGGCCAGGCCGGACCTGAAACTCCGCTACCACCTGACTAGCAACCTCTCAATGTTGCCTCCAGACCTGATTAAATGGGGCAAGAAATACCAGTTCACCTTCCTATGCGACATTGACGGCGACCGGAAAATCCACAACCTCACCCGGCCTTACAAAGACGGCCGCGGCTCGTATGACAAAATCACGGACAATATCCGAACGCTCACTAAAGGCGGCATCAAGGTCGGACTGCGCTCGACCGTCACAGTCCACAATATGAATGCCATCAAGCGCATCTCCCGACTCCACAAGAAAATCGGCGGCTCCAGCTCGGCCTTTGTGCCGGTCAATGCCATCACCTCGGATGAGGACATCCTGCCAAAGAAGTTACTGCCTAATCCAAACATCGTGGCTAAAGGGTTAAGGGACCTGGTCCGGAGCAACCTATGGGAAAAGGAAAATCTCTTTCCCTTCAACGAATATCTGGAACGCATCCGGCGCCGGGAACGCAACATGTGGTGCTGCGGCGCGCCCCTGGGCAATACCCCGGTCCTGGACGTCAACGGCGACATCTACGCCTGCCTCTACCTGGTCGGCATCAAGAAATACCGGCTGGGTAACATCTTCTCCAGGGAAAAATACCCGCGCCAGTCCGTGGTTAATATGATGATGGACGTCATCAATATCGACAACGCGCCTGAATGCCGGGCCTGCAAACTCCGGTATCTCTGCGGCGGCGGCTGCCCGGTCGGCCGGCTGATTGTCAAAGGCAACGCCAAGGCAGATAAGGACATCGTCAAATATACCAAAGACGTGGCCTGCAAGGCCAACCAGGCCATGATTGAAGAAGCCCTGTGGTATTACGCCAAGAAGATAAAAGAGAAACCGGCTAGGCTCAAAGCAGCTCCGAATAAAAGAACCCCTGCGCCTGTATCCTAA
- the arcC gene encoding carbamate kinase, which translates to MKKLALIALGGNALLKPGQKGTISELEHNAAETCRYLLPLIKHDWQIVLTHGNGPQVGSTLIQHEAAKDLVPAMPLDVCVSETQGSLGYIFQQGILNELRRNKIERYVVTMITQVVVDSKDKAFKEPTKPIGPFYTKNQAEALKAEKKWTMIEDSGRGFRRVVPSPTPVKIIQRIMIKELAQSGHIVIAVGGGGIPIYKKADNDYEGIEAVVDKDLASSILAAEIKAGMFIILTTVPKVYINFGKANQQGIVRMTVSQAKKYLDENQFGTGSMKPKVESAINYLAKIDGKVIITSAENLAEAMEGRSGTTIISDIKKKEDEGNLLLDFNK; encoded by the coding sequence ATGAAAAAATTAGCCCTGATTGCCTTAGGCGGTAACGCCCTCTTGAAACCCGGCCAAAAGGGCACCATCAGCGAACTGGAACACAACGCGGCCGAGACCTGCCGGTACCTGCTGCCCTTAATCAAGCACGACTGGCAGATAGTCCTGACCCACGGCAACGGACCCCAGGTCGGCTCCACCCTGATTCAGCACGAGGCGGCCAAGGACCTGGTTCCGGCCATGCCGCTCGATGTCTGCGTGTCCGAAACCCAGGGCTCGCTCGGTTACATCTTCCAGCAGGGCATACTGAACGAACTCCGCCGGAATAAAATCGAGCGCTACGTGGTCACCATGATTACCCAGGTGGTGGTAGACAGCAAGGACAAGGCCTTCAAGGAACCCACCAAACCCATCGGCCCGTTCTATACCAAGAACCAGGCCGAGGCGCTCAAAGCCGAAAAGAAATGGACCATGATTGAGGACAGTGGCCGGGGCTTCCGTCGGGTCGTGCCCTCGCCCACCCCGGTCAAGATTATCCAGCGCATCATGATAAAGGAACTGGCCCAGTCCGGCCATATCGTCATTGCCGTGGGCGGCGGCGGCATCCCCATCTACAAGAAAGCCGATAATGACTACGAAGGCATCGAGGCGGTGGTTGACAAGGACCTGGCCTCGAGCATCCTGGCCGCGGAAATCAAGGCCGGCATGTTCATTATTCTCACCACTGTCCCTAAGGTCTATATCAACTTCGGCAAAGCCAATCAGCAGGGCATTGTCCGGATGACCGTATCACAGGCAAAAAAGTATCTGGACGAGAACCAGTTCGGCACCGGCAGCATGAAACCCAAGGTGGAATCGGCCATCAATTATCTGGCCAAGATTGACGGCAAGGTCATCATCACCTCAGCCGAGAATTTAGCGGAAGCCATGGAAGGCCGCTCCGGCACGACCATTATATCTGATATAAAGAAGAAAGAGGATGAGGGTAACTTATTACTGGATTTTAATAAATAG
- the argF gene encoding ornithine carbamoyltransferase, which yields MPKKLSLKGRDLLAMSDLSTPEIELILKTARTIKKNPKKYSSALKGKNLGMIFQKPSTRTRVSFEVAMYQLGGQALNLSANELQLKRGETVADTARVLSRFLDAMTARVYSHNDVLDLAKYGTIPVINALSDYEHPCQALADVLTILEHRSDRDGGRRSGRGSEHKTSLQGLKITYIGDGNNVAHSLVLAVVQLGGYIEVATPKGYEMQDTLINLAHHVSAKTGGKLVISKNAQDTADQADVIYADVWTSMGQEEEHKKRLADFQGFQINSELLARAKKDCIVMHCLPAHRGEEITDEVVDGKNSVVWDQAENRLHAQKALLYLVLGK from the coding sequence ATGCCAAAGAAGTTATCCCTAAAAGGCCGGGACTTGTTAGCCATGAGCGACCTGTCCACCCCGGAAATCGAACTCATCCTCAAGACCGCCCGAACCATCAAGAAGAACCCCAAGAAATACTCATCCGCTCTGAAAGGCAAAAACCTGGGCATGATATTCCAAAAGCCCTCGACCCGAACCCGGGTCTCATTCGAGGTGGCCATGTATCAGTTGGGCGGCCAGGCCCTGAACCTGAGCGCCAACGAACTCCAGTTGAAGAGAGGCGAGACCGTAGCTGACACGGCCCGGGTCTTATCGCGCTTCCTGGACGCCATGACCGCCCGGGTCTATTCCCATAACGATGTCCTGGACCTGGCCAAATACGGCACCATCCCGGTCATCAACGCCCTGTCCGACTACGAACACCCCTGCCAGGCGCTGGCTGATGTCCTGACCATACTGGAACACCGCAGTGACCGCGACGGCGGACGCCGCAGTGGCCGCGGAAGCGAACATAAGACATCATTACAAGGCCTGAAAATCACCTACATCGGTGACGGCAACAATGTCGCCCATTCGCTGGTCCTGGCCGTGGTGCAATTAGGCGGCTATATCGAGGTAGCCACGCCCAAGGGTTACGAGATGCAGGATACGCTCATCAATCTGGCGCACCACGTCTCAGCCAAGACCGGCGGCAAACTGGTCATCTCCAAAAACGCCCAGGATACGGCGGACCAGGCTGATGTGATATATGCCGATGTCTGGACCAGCATGGGCCAGGAAGAGGAGCACAAAAAGCGCCTGGCCGATTTCCAGGGCTTCCAGATTAATTCCGAACTGCTGGCCCGGGCCAAAAAGGACTGCATCGTCATGCACTGCCTGCCGGCCCATCGGGGCGAGGAAATCACGGACGAGGTGGTGGACGGCAAGAACTCGGTGGTCTGGGACCAGGCCGAGAACCGGCTCCACGCCCAAAAAGCGCTGTTGTATCTGGTGCTGGGCAAATAA